One part of the Raphanus sativus cultivar WK10039 chromosome 7, ASM80110v3, whole genome shotgun sequence genome encodes these proteins:
- the LOC108817938 gene encoding myosin-16-like isoform X3 → MAENVMVDSHVWVEDPDVAWIDGVVVDIKGDVATVKTNDDREVTANLSKLYIKDDEAPSEGVEDMTRLSYLHEPAVLENLAIRYGLNEIYTYTGNILIAVNPFQGLPHLYDVAVMEKYKEASFKELSPHVFAIGGIAYREMINEGRNKCILVSGESGSGKTETTKVLMRYLAYFGGHTAGEGRTVENQVLESNPVLEAFGNAKTVKNNNSSRFGKFVEIQFDDIGRISGAAIRTYLLERSRVCQVSDPERNYHCFYLLCAAPPEDVERFKLGDPKSFRYLNQSSCFELDGVNDAEEYLATRKAMDVVGISEQEQDAIFRVVAAILHLGNIEFCKGEDADSSSLKDEQSMFHLQMTSELLMCDSHSLEDALCKRMMVTPEEVIKRSLDPLGAAVSRDGLAKTIYSRLFDWLVNKINISIGQDSHSRRLIGVLDIYGFESFKANSFEQFCINYTNEKLQQHFNQHVFKMEQGEYEKEEIDWSYVEFVDNQEVVDLIEKKPGGIIALLDEACMLPKSTPETFSEKLYQTFRDHKRFIKPKLTRSDFTLVHYAGDVRYQSDQFLDKNKDYVVAEHQDLLNASKCSFLSGLFPPLPKESSKSKFSSIGARFKLQLQQLMETLNYTEPHYIRCVKPNNLLQPTVFDNANVLHQLRSGGVLEAIRVKCAGYPTNRTFIEFLNRFIILAPEILKGEYEADVACKWILEKKGLTGYQIGKSKVFLRAGQMAELDAHRTRVLGEAARMIQGQVRTRLTRERYVLMRRASVQIQANWRRNIAGNICRHMRREEAAIKIQKNLRRQVAKKEYGKTKSSAVTLQSGVRTMVARHEFRYKLKSKAATVIQSYWRGYSAISDYKKLKKASLVYQSKLRGRIARKQLGQSNQADKKKETEHEREVELSNRVEEAVDMSSDDAENGDEQYPKIFIRADSGLDKSFVVPSEQSGDEEIEHERQTKHSILTEDGTEKSIVLEKEKPYNNFSVVSHITNPIRDTEVESLTAEVEMLKALLVVEKQRADISERKCSEARELGERRRKRLEETERRVYQLQDSLNSVFQVVIFYVGPILATKIHLKISVYVFNGGYSASCT, encoded by the exons ATGGCTGAAAACGTAATGGTGGATTCTCATGTATGGGTGGAAGACCCAGATGTTGCATGGATTGATGGAGTTGTTGTTGATATTAAGGGTGACGTAGCTACTGTTAAAACCAATGATGACCGTGag GTTACTGCTAATTTATCAAAACTCTATATAAAAGACGATGAGGCTCCTTCAGAGGGAGTAGAGGACATGACACGGTTGTCTTATTTGCATGAGCCTGCAGTTCTCGAGAATTTGGCTATCAGATACGGGCTCAATGAAATTtat ACTTATACAGGAAACATTCTTATTGCTGTCAATCCCTTTCAAGGACTCCCGCATCTTTATGATGTTGCGGTTATGGAAAAGTACAAGGAAGCCTCGTTCAAAGAGCTGAGCCCTCATGTTTTTGCAATTGGTGGCATTGCATATAG GGAGATGATCAATGAGGGCAGGAATAAATGTATATTGGTAAGTGGTGAAAGTGGGTCTGGAAAGACAGAAACCACTAAGGTGCTCATGCGTTACCTTGCATACTTTGGAGGGCATACTGCAGGTGAAGGAAGGACGGTTGAGAACCAAGTTTTAGAA TCAAATCCAGTTCTCGAGGCATTTGGAAATGCTAAGACTGTTAAGAACAACAATTCCAG TCGTTTTGGGAAGTTTGTGGAGATTCAGTTTGATGACATTGGTAGAATATCTGGGGCAGCCATCAGAACCTACCTCTTGGAGAGGTCTCGTGTTTGCCAAGTTTCAGATCCTGAACGTAATTATCACTGCTTTTACCTCTTGTGTGCTGCTCCTCCAGAG GATGTTGAGAGATTTAAATTAGGGGATCCTAAGTCATTTCGCTATCTTAACCAATCTAGCTGCTTCGAACTTGATGGTGTAAATGATGCAGAGGAGTATCTTGCTACTAGAAAAGCTATGGATGTAGTTGGAATAAGTGAACAAGAACAG GATGCAATTTTCAGAGTTGTGGCTGCCATTCTCCATCTTGGAAATATTGAATTTTGCAAAGGAGAAGATGCTGATTCCTCATCTCTAAAAGATGAACAGTCAATGTTTCATCTCCAAATGACGTCAGAATTGCTCAT GTGTGATTCCCATTCCTTAGAAGATGCTTTGTGTAAGCGTATGATGGTCACCCCAGAAGAAGTTATAAAAAGAAGTCTTGATCCTCTTGGCGCTGCCGTTAGTAGGGATGGTTTAGCAAAGACAATATACTCTAGACTCTTTGATTG GTTGGTGAACAAGATAAATATCTCTATCGGCCAAGACTCGCACTCTAGGCGCTTGATCGGAGTCCTTGATATTTATGGTTTTGAGAGCTTTAAAGCCAACAG TTTTGAACAATTCTGCATTAATTACACCAATGAGAAGCTGCAACAGCATTTCAACCAG CATGTATTCAAAATGGAACAAGGTGAGTATGAGAAAGAAGAAATAGATTGGAGCTACGTGGAGTTTGTTGATAATCAAGAAGTCGTGGATCTTATTGAAAAG AAGCCCGGTGGTATTATTGCTCTTCTAGATGAAGCATG CATGCTACCCAAATCAACTCCTGAAACATTTTCGGAGAAGCTGTATCAAACATTCAGGGATCATAAGCGCTTCATAAAACCAAAATTGACTCGATCAGATTTTACATTAGTTCATTATGCAGGGGAT gttcGATACCAGTCGGATCAATTTTTAGACAAAAACAAAGACTATGTTGTTGCTGAGCATCAGGATTTGTTAAATGCTTCCAAATGTTCATTTTTGTCAGGTCTTTTTCCTCCTCTTCCTAAAGAGAGTAGCAAATCTAAGTTTTCATCCATTGGCGCTCGTTTCAAG CTACAATTGCAACAGCTGATGGAGACACTGAACTATACTGAACCGCACTACATCAGATGTGTGAAGCCAAACAATTTGTTGCAGCCAACAGTGTTTGACAATGCCAATGTCTTGCATCAGTTACGCTCTGGG GGTGTTCTTGAGGCCATCAGAGTGAAATGCGCTGGATATCCAACAAATAGGACTTTCATCGAATTCTTAAATCGATTTATCATTCTTGCACCGGAGATTCTGAAAGGAGA GTACGAAGCAGATGTTGCATGCAAGTGGATTTTGGAGAAAAAGGGACTTACAGGTTACCAG ATTGGAAAAAGTAAAGTTTTCCTTAGAGCTGGTCAGATGGCAGAGCTAGATGCACACAGAACAAGGGTGCTCGGCGAAGCAGCGAGGATGATTCAAGGGCAAGTTAGAACCCGTCTGACAAGAGAACGATACGTTCTCATGCGGAGGGCTTCAGTTCAAATACAGGCTAATTGGAGAA GAAACATTGCAGGAAACATATGCAGGCACATGAGAAGGGAGGAAGCTGCCATCAAAATTCAGAAAAACTTACGTAGACAGGTTGCAAAGAAAGAGTATGGAAAGACCAAATCATCAGCAGTCACCTTGCAAAGCGGAGTCCGGACAATGGTTGCACGCCATGAATTCCGTTATAAGTTGAAGTCTAAGGCAGCAACTGTGATCCAG TCGTACTGGCGTGGTTACAGTGCTATATCTGACTACAAGAAACTGAAAAAAGCTTCTCTGGTTTATCAAAGTAAACTCAGAGGAAGAATTGCCAGAAAACAGTTGGGACAGTCAAATCAG GCTGACAAAAAGAAAGAGACAGAACATGAAAGAGAGGTGGAGCTTTCCAATAGAGTGGAAGAGGCAGTTGATATGTCAAGTGATGATGCGGAGAATGGAGACGAACAGTATCCGAAAATCTTCATCCGAGCAGATAGTGGACTTGATAAGTCCTTTGTAGTGCCTTCAGAGCAAAGTGGTGATGAAGAGATAGAACATGAAAGACAGACAAAACATTCCATCCTAACAGAGGACGGAACTGAAAAGTCCATTGTTCTCGAAAAAGAGAAGCCTTATAATAACTTTTCTGTTGTAAGCCACATAACGAATCCTATTCGTGATACAGAAGTTGAGTCCCTCACTGCCGAAGTTGAGATGTTGAAG GCCTTGTTGGTAGTTGAGAAACAAAGAGCTGACATTTCCGAGAGAAAATGTTCTGAAGCCAGAGAACTTGGTGAGAGAAGACGCAAAAGATTAGAAGAAACCGAAAGAAGAGTTTACCAACTACAAGACTCTTTGAACAG TGTATTCCAGGTTGTTATATTCTATGTCGGACCAATTCTCGCAACTAAAATCCATCTTAAGATCTCCGTCTATGTCTTCAACGGTGGCTACAGTGCCAGTTGTACGTGA